A genome region from Primulina eburnea isolate SZY01 chromosome 9, ASM2296580v1, whole genome shotgun sequence includes the following:
- the LOC140840871 gene encoding uncharacterized protein — MEGTTNTVFRPPVLDGSNYALWKVKMRVFIKSIDERAWQRVLDGWSPPKLADADGDTRLKPESIWTVDEVQTSNFNSKALNAIFSSVDTRMFNLITTCVCVRDAWEILQKHCEGSASVRKTRLRMVTAKFESLRMEDKESILEYDCRLRQLSNESHGLGDPIPNERLVNKVLRSLSERFNVKVCAIEESKDTSTINLDELMSSLRTFEMNLDLQRKDKGKTIAFEASTESYDEILQISKEVDKSDLGEESISLFTKKFGDYLKTMREKKKIGQKSELPNNSTFAKSQKFTPMKGQFRPKTEVQIQSNVRNLDSVQCRECSGYGHYANECANRLRKNKGMTVTLSDEESDDDQGSSESENLTSLSSVIKEKCLMQINPLGVATGVAIPGRNTSSKSVCLKSTTLAEASQSETQEVDDDEVTLESVQMMYEELYEDWIKRTKGNAILSKENDELKSQISRLEVILSKKDLELCKIKEELGEATQILGKMNSSSSKLDSLLMTGQNDKAGLGYPNSLFETGESSNTKGKQTVFVKGSVETSYATQTEKSAPSKGGMSIKKSKSKKRHFICHYCYRPGHIKPYCFKLRDDYKRWESGQVLPQVLYNTRRNTANRKPTVKRVWVPKAKIQCSVIYTSLKTNIAGIWYFDSGCSRHMTGSKDHLIDYVELRSGHVTYGGGAKGRIVGKGTLNVDGLPNLHNVLYVEGLNSNLISISQLCDDGLHVKFDKDNCEVFDNSNTRILTGTRSADNCYQLGEDVVSNHSKVSELNLWHQKLGHANFKTLKNLGKYDAVRGMPNLSSGIPYVCGACQKDLTGKTIEDDVDGLLNTSKTLPSTDVGPGVVTPETTPALAESNDEPEKNTENDVGVTDEGIDIPSKIQKNHPSSQIIGETFGGMQTRRKEKVDYRKMMGLVCMTSVYSQLYQMDVKCAFLNGILNEEAYVSQPKGFTDLQHPDHVYKLKKAVYGLKQVPRAWYGRLTEYLLDLGFKRGEHVDDFVKCMSTTFEMSTVRELSFFLGLQIKQMHDGNFLCQSKYAKNLVKKFSAENTKHLKTPMGSTEKLSKDDVATGVDNNQYQADPKVTHLKAVKRILRYISGTVDVGLWYTKETNTNLVGFSDADWAGNLDDRKSTTGGCFYLGNNLASWYSKKQNCVSLSTAESEYVAAASFVNSSYPKKLPLGERKPDSERAVVAD, encoded by the exons ATGGAAGGAACAACAAATACTGTTTTCAGGCCTCCCGTGTTGGATGGATCAAACTATGCATTGTGGAAAGTAAAGATGAGGGTTTTCATTAAATCCATTGATGAAAGAGCTTGGCAACGTGTACTTGATGGTTGGAGTCCACCAAAACTCGCGGATGCTGATGGAGACACACGACTCAAACCTGAAAGTATATGGACTGTCGATGAAGTGCAAACTTCAAACTTCAATTCCAAGGCTCTCAATGCTATATTTTCATCTGTTGACACAAGGATGTTTAATCTAATCACCACTTGTGTATGCGTCAGAGATGCCTGGGAGATACTCCAGAAGCACTGTGAAGGATCTGCAAGTGTGCGTAAAACTAGGCTAAGGATGGTGACAGCAAAGTTCGAAAGTTTGAGAATGGAGGACAAGGAGTCTATTCTTGAGTATGACTGCCGGTTAAGACAACTCTCAAATGAATCACATGGCCTAGGAGATCCCATACCAAATGAAAGATTGGTAAACAAGGTCCTAAGATCTCTTTCTGAGAGATTCAATGTCAAAGTCTGTGCTATTGAAGAATCTAAAGACACGTCAACAATCAACTTAGATGAACTAATGAGTTCTCTCAGAACCTTTGAGATGAATCTTGATCTTCAAAGGAAGGATAAAGGGAAGACAATAGCCTTTGAAGCCTCAACTGAATCTTATGATGAAATCCTTCAAATATCTAAAGAGGTGGATAAGTCTGATTTAGGTGAAGAATCGATCTCTCTTTTTACTAAGAAATTTGGTGATTATTTGAAGACTAtgagagaaaagaagaaaattgGACAAAAGTCTGAGCTGCCCAATAACTCCACATTTGCAAAATCACAAAAGTTTACTCCTATGAAAGGACAGTTTCGACCAAAGACCGAAGTGCAAATCCAATCTAATGTCAGAAACCTGGACTCGGTGCAATGTAGAGAGTGTTCGGGATATGGACACTATGCCAATGAGTGTGCCAATCGACTTAGGAAAAACAAAGGCATGACTGTCACCCTGAGTGATGAAGAGTCTGATGATGATCAAGGATCGAGTGAATCTGAAAATCTCACATCGTTATCTTCTGTGATCAAGGAAAAATGCTTAATGCAAATCAATCCTTTGGGTGTTGCCACCGGTGTTGCAATACCTGGCCGCAACACCTCTTCGAAATCAGTATGTCTTAAATCTACAACCCTTGCGGAGGCAAGTCAGTCTGAAACTCAAGAGGTAGATGATGATGAAGTCACTCTAGAAAGTGTGCAGATGATGTATGAAGAATTATATGAAGACTGGATTAAAAGAACTAAAGGAAATGCAATTCTCTCTAAAGAGAATGATGAGCTAAAGTCACAGATTTCACGACTTGAAGTAATCCTAAGCAAGAAAGACTTGGAATTATGCAAAATCAAAGAGGAACTTGGAGAAGCAACTCAGATTCTTGGCAAGATGAATTCAAGCTCATCCAAACTTGATTCACTTTTGATGACTGGACAAAATGACAAAGCTGGACTTGGTTATCCGAATAGTCTGTTTGAAACCGGAGAATCTTCCAATACTAAGGGAAAACAAACTGTTTTTGTCAAAGGAAGTGTTGAAACTTCGTATGCTACACAAACTGAAAAGAGTGCTCCATCAAAAGGGGGAATGTCTATCAAGAAGTCTAAATCCAAAAAGCGTCATTTCATCTGTCACTACTGTTACAGACCTGGTCATATCAAACCCTACTGCTTTAAACTGAGAGATGATTACAAGAGATGGGAATCAGGACAGGTGTTGCCACAGGTGTTGTACAACACTCGGCGCAACACTGCCAACAGAAAACCAACGGTAAAAAGGGTTTGGGTACCAAAGGCTAAGATTCAATGCTCCGTTATTTATACTTCATTAAAGACTAACATTGCAGGAATATGGTACTTTGACAGTggctgttcacgccacatgacaggttctAAAGACCATTTGATTGACTATGTTGAACTGAGGAGTGGTCATGTGACGTATGGAGGTGGTGCTAAAGGAAGAATTGTTGGCAAAGGAACCTTGAATGTTGATGGACTGCCTAATCTGCACAATGTGCTTTATGTCGAAGGgcttaactcaaacttaataagcataagcCAACTTTGTGATGACGGTTTGcatgttaagtttgataaagaCAATTGTGAAGTGTTTGATAATTCTAATACTCGCATTTTGACTGGTACTAGGTCTGCTGATAATTGCTATCAACTTGGAGAAGACGTAGTAAGCAATCATTCAAAGGTGAGCGAATTAAACTTGTGGCATCAAAAATTGGGACATGCAAACTTCAAGACATTAAAGAATCTTGGTAAGTACgatgctgtgagaggtatgcctaatTTATCCTCTGGAATTCCGTATGTTTGTGGTGCATGTCAAAAAG ATCTAACAGGAAAAACAATTGAGGATGATGTTGATGGGCTCCTGAATACAAGTAAGACACTGCCTAGCACAGATGTTGGACCCGGTGTTGTAACACCTGAGACAACACCTGCATTGGCAGAATCAAATGATGAACCAGAAAAGAATACTGAAAATGATGTTGGTGTAACCGATGAAGGGATTGACATTCCCAGcaagattcagaaaaatcatccgtCATCTCAGATCATTGGAGAAACATTTGGAGGAATGCAAActagaagaaaggagaaggTAGACTATCGGAAAATGATGGGACTAGTATGCATGACTTCCGTATACTCTCAG CTAtaccaaatggatgtgaaatGTGCATTTTTGAATGGCATTTTGAATGAGGAAGCTTATGTAAGCCAACCTAAAGGATTCACAGATCTACAACACCCTGACCATGTCTACAAGTTGAAGAAGGCTGTGTATGGATTGAAACAAGTTCCACGGGCATGGTATGGTAGGCTTACTGAATATCTTCTTGACTtaggcttcaaacgaggtgag CATGTTGATGATTTTGTTAAATGCATGTCTACCACATTTGAGATGAGCACGGTAAGAGAATTaagtttctttcttggattgcaaatcaaacaaatgcatgatggtAACTTtctatgtcaatccaagtatgcTAAGAATTTGGTAAAGAAATTTTCTGCCGAGAACACTAAACACTTGAAAACTCCAATGGGGTCAACTGAAAAACTGTCCAAAGACGATGTTGCCACCGGTGTTGACAACAACCA GTACCAGGCTGATCCTAAAGTCACTCATTTAAAAGCTGTTAAAAGAATTTTGCGATATATATCTGGAACAGTTGACGTAGGCTTGTGGTACACCAAAGAAACAAACACCAATTTAGTAGGTTTTAGTGATGCTGATTGGGCAGGAAACCTAGATGATAGGAAAAGTACAACTGGTGGATGTTTTTATCTTGGTAACAATTTGGCGTCATGGTATAGTAAAAAGCAAAATTGTGTATCCTTgtccactgctgaatctgaGTATGTCGCAGCGGCTAGTTTTGTGAATTCATCATATCCA AAAAAGTTACCGTTGGGTGAGCGAAAACCTGATTCGGAAAGGGCTGTAGTCGCGGATTAA